A genomic stretch from Vulpes lagopus strain Blue_001 chromosome 11, ASM1834538v1, whole genome shotgun sequence includes:
- the LY9 gene encoding T-lymphocyte surface antigen Ly-9 isoform X1 yields MAGPKRHPGDGALRPFSSKPRKSQPHAFSSFLWNFLLFLFLGPGASGKDSAQMEVPGILEGSVTFFLNISIDKELEHVTWSRPQKALAFASAQKDIIIMDKSYQDRLNISFNSYSLSLNNLTLEDAGPYKAQINYKNAKVTTDKEFFLHLYEQVQEPQVIIKSVNKSDSGSCNVTLICFVEKARTNLLYSWTGRDANASESHEGSTLTIQWTLCHPDLPYTCTARNPVSQNTSSPVRVQQFCTAPRASRGEPMGETVVGVLGESVTLPLTFSASHHIENVVWMLNTSIISKEQKEMATADPPIKFKDPNKNSSQDFSLKIDQVKMENAGHYSAYVCSEASRVIKTKHITLLVYGRLKKPKITWSLELAENDICRVSLTCSVEDSGHNVTYRWTPLPKGTIESQRGPHLNVFWTNGENHPNFTCIASNPVSSSSQQFLSGNICPGPKRSMKFYIVIFTVMAVIVLCLVTIWCIWKRKRPCLSGSAPTSCPSQAETPVEEPGYQELDTLPQPAKQQTKSTSDGSETSEEDQERTDTLKAGRHQKYVLVNQEDTEFDSASEGQAEYDLVTPERIVPAPVAQNSTVYTQVFLNSRGKTSVPQQKENSATIYSSIQTPQKVVPPPQQNDPESPEIPTYENFT; encoded by the exons ATGGCGGGCCCAAAGAGACATCCGGGTGACGGGGCTCTACGGCCCTTCTCCAGTAAACCACGGAAGAGCCAGCCTCACgcattctcttcttttctgtggaactttctcctcttcctgttcTTGG GGCCAGGAGCCTCTGGAAAGGACTCAGCCCAAATGGAGGTGCCAGGGATTCTAGAGGGTTCGGTGACTTTCTTCCTGAACATTTCAATAGACAAAGAGTTGGAGCATGTCACCTGGAGTCGTCCCCAAAAAGCTCTTGCTTTTGCAAGTGCACAAAAAGATATTATCATTATGGACAAAAGCTACCAGGACCGACTAAACATCAGCTTCAACAGTTACTCCTTATCTCTCAACAATCTGACTTTGGAAGATGCAGGACCCTACAAAGCCCAGATAAATTATAAGAATGCTAAAGTCACCACTGACAAGGAGTTTTTCCTGCATCTCTATG AGCAAGTGCAGGAGCCTCAAGTCATCATAAAGTCTGTGAACAAATCTGATAGTGGCTCCTGTAACGTTACGTTGATTTGCTTTGTGGAGAAAGCAAGGACAAATCTTCTGTACAGCTGGACCGGGAGGGATGCCAATGCTTCTGAATCCCATGAGGGCTCTACTCTCACCATCCAATGGACGCTGTGTCACCCAGACCTGCCATACACCTGCACGGCCAGGAACCCAGTCAGCCAGAATACTTCCAGCCCTGTCCGCGTCCAGCAGTTCTGTACAG CTCCAAGAGCCTCCAGAGGAGAACCAATGGGGGAGACGGTGGTGGGAGTCCTGGGGGAGTCGGTCACCCTGCCCCTAACATTCTCAGCCAGTCACCACATAGAGAACGTCGTTTGGATGCTTAACACGTCTATTATCagcaaagaacagaaagaaatggcAACAGCTGATCCACCCATTAAGTTCAAGGATCCAAACAAGAACTCTAGCCAAGACTTCTCCCTGAAGATTGACCAGGTAAAGATGGAGAACGCAGGGCACTACTCTGCCTATGTGTGCTCAGAGGCCTCCAGagtcatcaaaacaaaacacatcacCCTGCTTGTCTATG GGAGGTTGAAGAAGCCAAAGATTACCTGGAGCCTTGAGCTTGCTGAGAATGACATCTGCAGGGTCAGTCTGACATGTTCAGTGGAGGACAGTGGACACAACGTGACATACAGATGGACTCCCCTACCAAAAGGAACTATCGAGTCCCAAAGAGGACCTCACCTCAATGTCTTTTGGACAAATGGTGAAAATCATCCCAACTTCACGTGTATCGCCAGCAACCCTGTCAGCAGCAGCTCCCAGCAGTTTCTTTCCGGCAACATCTGTCCAG GGCCTAAGAGAAGCATGAAGTTTTACATTGTGATCTTCACGGTGATGGCTGTCATCGTTCTGTGCCTTGTGACCATCTGGTGCATTTGGAAGCGAAAAAGACCTT GTTTGTCAGGTTCAGCCCCAACCTCCTGCCCCAGCCAAGCTGAAACCCCAGTGGAGGAACCAG GGTATCAGGAGTTGGACACGCTCCCTCAGCCTGCCAAGCAACAGACCAAGTCCACCTCCGACGGCAGTGAAACAAGTGAGGAGGACCAGGAAAGGACTGACACACTCAAGGCTGGAAGACACCAAAAGTATGTCTTGGTCAACCAGGAGGACACTGAATTTGACTCAGCATCTGAGGGGCAAGCAGAGTATGATCTCGTCACTCCGGAACGCATAGTGCCTGCGCCTGTGGCCCAAAACAGCACGGTGTATACGCAAGTATTCCTCAACTCTCGG GGAAAGACCTCAGTTCCTCAGCAGAAAGAGAATTCAGCCACAATCTACAGCTCTATACAGACACCTCAAAAG GTGGTGCCACCACCACAACAGAATGATCCTGAATCTCCTGAAATCCCTACCTATGAAAATTTCAcctga
- the LY9 gene encoding T-lymphocyte surface antigen Ly-9 isoform X2 → MAGPKRHPGDGALRPFSSKPRKSQPHAFSSFLWNFLLFLFLGPGASGKDSAQMEVPGILEGSVTFFLNISIDKELEHVTWSRPQKALAFASAQKDIIIMDKSYQDRLNISFNSYSLSLNNLTLEDAGPYKAQINYKNAKVTTDKEFFLHLYARTNLLYSWTGRDANASESHEGSTLTIQWTLCHPDLPYTCTARNPVSQNTSSPVRVQQFCTAPRASRGEPMGETVVGVLGESVTLPLTFSASHHIENVVWMLNTSIISKEQKEMATADPPIKFKDPNKNSSQDFSLKIDQVKMENAGHYSAYVCSEASRVIKTKHITLLVYGRLKKPKITWSLELAENDICRVSLTCSVEDSGHNVTYRWTPLPKGTIESQRGPHLNVFWTNGENHPNFTCIASNPVSSSSQQFLSGNICPGPKRSMKFYIVIFTVMAVIVLCLVTIWCIWKRKRPCLSGSAPTSCPSQAETPVEEPGYQELDTLPQPAKQQTKSTSDGSETSEEDQERTDTLKAGRHQKYVLVNQEDTEFDSASEGQAEYDLVTPERIVPAPVAQNSTVYTQVFLNSRGKTSVPQQKENSATIYSSIQTPQKVVPPPQQNDPESPEIPTYENFT, encoded by the exons ATGGCGGGCCCAAAGAGACATCCGGGTGACGGGGCTCTACGGCCCTTCTCCAGTAAACCACGGAAGAGCCAGCCTCACgcattctcttcttttctgtggaactttctcctcttcctgttcTTGG GGCCAGGAGCCTCTGGAAAGGACTCAGCCCAAATGGAGGTGCCAGGGATTCTAGAGGGTTCGGTGACTTTCTTCCTGAACATTTCAATAGACAAAGAGTTGGAGCATGTCACCTGGAGTCGTCCCCAAAAAGCTCTTGCTTTTGCAAGTGCACAAAAAGATATTATCATTATGGACAAAAGCTACCAGGACCGACTAAACATCAGCTTCAACAGTTACTCCTTATCTCTCAACAATCTGACTTTGGAAGATGCAGGACCCTACAAAGCCCAGATAAATTATAAGAATGCTAAAGTCACCACTGACAAGGAGTTTTTCCTGCATCTCTATG CAAGGACAAATCTTCTGTACAGCTGGACCGGGAGGGATGCCAATGCTTCTGAATCCCATGAGGGCTCTACTCTCACCATCCAATGGACGCTGTGTCACCCAGACCTGCCATACACCTGCACGGCCAGGAACCCAGTCAGCCAGAATACTTCCAGCCCTGTCCGCGTCCAGCAGTTCTGTACAG CTCCAAGAGCCTCCAGAGGAGAACCAATGGGGGAGACGGTGGTGGGAGTCCTGGGGGAGTCGGTCACCCTGCCCCTAACATTCTCAGCCAGTCACCACATAGAGAACGTCGTTTGGATGCTTAACACGTCTATTATCagcaaagaacagaaagaaatggcAACAGCTGATCCACCCATTAAGTTCAAGGATCCAAACAAGAACTCTAGCCAAGACTTCTCCCTGAAGATTGACCAGGTAAAGATGGAGAACGCAGGGCACTACTCTGCCTATGTGTGCTCAGAGGCCTCCAGagtcatcaaaacaaaacacatcacCCTGCTTGTCTATG GGAGGTTGAAGAAGCCAAAGATTACCTGGAGCCTTGAGCTTGCTGAGAATGACATCTGCAGGGTCAGTCTGACATGTTCAGTGGAGGACAGTGGACACAACGTGACATACAGATGGACTCCCCTACCAAAAGGAACTATCGAGTCCCAAAGAGGACCTCACCTCAATGTCTTTTGGACAAATGGTGAAAATCATCCCAACTTCACGTGTATCGCCAGCAACCCTGTCAGCAGCAGCTCCCAGCAGTTTCTTTCCGGCAACATCTGTCCAG GGCCTAAGAGAAGCATGAAGTTTTACATTGTGATCTTCACGGTGATGGCTGTCATCGTTCTGTGCCTTGTGACCATCTGGTGCATTTGGAAGCGAAAAAGACCTT GTTTGTCAGGTTCAGCCCCAACCTCCTGCCCCAGCCAAGCTGAAACCCCAGTGGAGGAACCAG GGTATCAGGAGTTGGACACGCTCCCTCAGCCTGCCAAGCAACAGACCAAGTCCACCTCCGACGGCAGTGAAACAAGTGAGGAGGACCAGGAAAGGACTGACACACTCAAGGCTGGAAGACACCAAAAGTATGTCTTGGTCAACCAGGAGGACACTGAATTTGACTCAGCATCTGAGGGGCAAGCAGAGTATGATCTCGTCACTCCGGAACGCATAGTGCCTGCGCCTGTGGCCCAAAACAGCACGGTGTATACGCAAGTATTCCTCAACTCTCGG GGAAAGACCTCAGTTCCTCAGCAGAAAGAGAATTCAGCCACAATCTACAGCTCTATACAGACACCTCAAAAG GTGGTGCCACCACCACAACAGAATGATCCTGAATCTCCTGAAATCCCTACCTATGAAAATTTCAcctga
- the LY9 gene encoding T-lymphocyte surface antigen Ly-9 isoform X4, translating to MAGPKRHPGDGALRPFSSKPRKSQPHAFSSFLWNFLLFLFLGPGASGKDSAQMEVPGILEGSVTFFLNISIDKELEHVTWSRPQKALAFASAQKDIIIMDKSYQDRLNISFNSYSLSLNNLTLEDAGPYKAQINYKNAKVTTDKEFFLHLYEQVQEPQVIIKSVNKSDSGSCNVTLICFVEKARTNLLYSWTGRDANASESHEGSTLTIQWTLCHPDLPYTCTARNPVSQNTSSPVRVQQFCTAPRASRGEPMGETVVGVLGESVTLPLTFSASHHIENVVWMLNTSIISKEQKEMATADPPIKFKDPNKNSSQDFSLKIDQVKMENAGHYSAYVCSEASRVIKTKHITLLVYGPKRSMKFYIVIFTVMAVIVLCLVTIWCIWKRKRPCLSGSAPTSCPSQAETPVEEPGYQELDTLPQPAKQQTKSTSDGSETSEEDQERTDTLKAGRHQKYVLVNQEDTEFDSASEGQAEYDLVTPERIVPAPVAQNSTVYTQVFLNSRGKTSVPQQKENSATIYSSIQTPQKVVPPPQQNDPESPEIPTYENFT from the exons ATGGCGGGCCCAAAGAGACATCCGGGTGACGGGGCTCTACGGCCCTTCTCCAGTAAACCACGGAAGAGCCAGCCTCACgcattctcttcttttctgtggaactttctcctcttcctgttcTTGG GGCCAGGAGCCTCTGGAAAGGACTCAGCCCAAATGGAGGTGCCAGGGATTCTAGAGGGTTCGGTGACTTTCTTCCTGAACATTTCAATAGACAAAGAGTTGGAGCATGTCACCTGGAGTCGTCCCCAAAAAGCTCTTGCTTTTGCAAGTGCACAAAAAGATATTATCATTATGGACAAAAGCTACCAGGACCGACTAAACATCAGCTTCAACAGTTACTCCTTATCTCTCAACAATCTGACTTTGGAAGATGCAGGACCCTACAAAGCCCAGATAAATTATAAGAATGCTAAAGTCACCACTGACAAGGAGTTTTTCCTGCATCTCTATG AGCAAGTGCAGGAGCCTCAAGTCATCATAAAGTCTGTGAACAAATCTGATAGTGGCTCCTGTAACGTTACGTTGATTTGCTTTGTGGAGAAAGCAAGGACAAATCTTCTGTACAGCTGGACCGGGAGGGATGCCAATGCTTCTGAATCCCATGAGGGCTCTACTCTCACCATCCAATGGACGCTGTGTCACCCAGACCTGCCATACACCTGCACGGCCAGGAACCCAGTCAGCCAGAATACTTCCAGCCCTGTCCGCGTCCAGCAGTTCTGTACAG CTCCAAGAGCCTCCAGAGGAGAACCAATGGGGGAGACGGTGGTGGGAGTCCTGGGGGAGTCGGTCACCCTGCCCCTAACATTCTCAGCCAGTCACCACATAGAGAACGTCGTTTGGATGCTTAACACGTCTATTATCagcaaagaacagaaagaaatggcAACAGCTGATCCACCCATTAAGTTCAAGGATCCAAACAAGAACTCTAGCCAAGACTTCTCCCTGAAGATTGACCAGGTAAAGATGGAGAACGCAGGGCACTACTCTGCCTATGTGTGCTCAGAGGCCTCCAGagtcatcaaaacaaaacacatcacCCTGCTTGTCTATG GGCCTAAGAGAAGCATGAAGTTTTACATTGTGATCTTCACGGTGATGGCTGTCATCGTTCTGTGCCTTGTGACCATCTGGTGCATTTGGAAGCGAAAAAGACCTT GTTTGTCAGGTTCAGCCCCAACCTCCTGCCCCAGCCAAGCTGAAACCCCAGTGGAGGAACCAG GGTATCAGGAGTTGGACACGCTCCCTCAGCCTGCCAAGCAACAGACCAAGTCCACCTCCGACGGCAGTGAAACAAGTGAGGAGGACCAGGAAAGGACTGACACACTCAAGGCTGGAAGACACCAAAAGTATGTCTTGGTCAACCAGGAGGACACTGAATTTGACTCAGCATCTGAGGGGCAAGCAGAGTATGATCTCGTCACTCCGGAACGCATAGTGCCTGCGCCTGTGGCCCAAAACAGCACGGTGTATACGCAAGTATTCCTCAACTCTCGG GGAAAGACCTCAGTTCCTCAGCAGAAAGAGAATTCAGCCACAATCTACAGCTCTATACAGACACCTCAAAAG GTGGTGCCACCACCACAACAGAATGATCCTGAATCTCCTGAAATCCCTACCTATGAAAATTTCAcctga
- the LY9 gene encoding T-lymphocyte surface antigen Ly-9 isoform X3: MEVPGILEGSVTFFLNISIDKELEHVTWSRPQKALAFASAQKDIIIMDKSYQDRLNISFNSYSLSLNNLTLEDAGPYKAQINYKNAKVTTDKEFFLHLYEQVQEPQVIIKSVNKSDSGSCNVTLICFVEKARTNLLYSWTGRDANASESHEGSTLTIQWTLCHPDLPYTCTARNPVSQNTSSPVRVQQFCTAPRASRGEPMGETVVGVLGESVTLPLTFSASHHIENVVWMLNTSIISKEQKEMATADPPIKFKDPNKNSSQDFSLKIDQVKMENAGHYSAYVCSEASRVIKTKHITLLVYGRLKKPKITWSLELAENDICRVSLTCSVEDSGHNVTYRWTPLPKGTIESQRGPHLNVFWTNGENHPNFTCIASNPVSSSSQQFLSGNICPGPKRSMKFYIVIFTVMAVIVLCLVTIWCIWKRKRPCLSGSAPTSCPSQAETPVEEPGYQELDTLPQPAKQQTKSTSDGSETSEEDQERTDTLKAGRHQKYVLVNQEDTEFDSASEGQAEYDLVTPERIVPAPVAQNSTVYTQVFLNSRGKTSVPQQKENSATIYSSIQTPQKVVPPPQQNDPESPEIPTYENFT, encoded by the exons ATGGAGGTGCCAGGGATTCTAGAGGGTTCGGTGACTTTCTTCCTGAACATTTCAATAGACAAAGAGTTGGAGCATGTCACCTGGAGTCGTCCCCAAAAAGCTCTTGCTTTTGCAAGTGCACAAAAAGATATTATCATTATGGACAAAAGCTACCAGGACCGACTAAACATCAGCTTCAACAGTTACTCCTTATCTCTCAACAATCTGACTTTGGAAGATGCAGGACCCTACAAAGCCCAGATAAATTATAAGAATGCTAAAGTCACCACTGACAAGGAGTTTTTCCTGCATCTCTATG AGCAAGTGCAGGAGCCTCAAGTCATCATAAAGTCTGTGAACAAATCTGATAGTGGCTCCTGTAACGTTACGTTGATTTGCTTTGTGGAGAAAGCAAGGACAAATCTTCTGTACAGCTGGACCGGGAGGGATGCCAATGCTTCTGAATCCCATGAGGGCTCTACTCTCACCATCCAATGGACGCTGTGTCACCCAGACCTGCCATACACCTGCACGGCCAGGAACCCAGTCAGCCAGAATACTTCCAGCCCTGTCCGCGTCCAGCAGTTCTGTACAG CTCCAAGAGCCTCCAGAGGAGAACCAATGGGGGAGACGGTGGTGGGAGTCCTGGGGGAGTCGGTCACCCTGCCCCTAACATTCTCAGCCAGTCACCACATAGAGAACGTCGTTTGGATGCTTAACACGTCTATTATCagcaaagaacagaaagaaatggcAACAGCTGATCCACCCATTAAGTTCAAGGATCCAAACAAGAACTCTAGCCAAGACTTCTCCCTGAAGATTGACCAGGTAAAGATGGAGAACGCAGGGCACTACTCTGCCTATGTGTGCTCAGAGGCCTCCAGagtcatcaaaacaaaacacatcacCCTGCTTGTCTATG GGAGGTTGAAGAAGCCAAAGATTACCTGGAGCCTTGAGCTTGCTGAGAATGACATCTGCAGGGTCAGTCTGACATGTTCAGTGGAGGACAGTGGACACAACGTGACATACAGATGGACTCCCCTACCAAAAGGAACTATCGAGTCCCAAAGAGGACCTCACCTCAATGTCTTTTGGACAAATGGTGAAAATCATCCCAACTTCACGTGTATCGCCAGCAACCCTGTCAGCAGCAGCTCCCAGCAGTTTCTTTCCGGCAACATCTGTCCAG GGCCTAAGAGAAGCATGAAGTTTTACATTGTGATCTTCACGGTGATGGCTGTCATCGTTCTGTGCCTTGTGACCATCTGGTGCATTTGGAAGCGAAAAAGACCTT GTTTGTCAGGTTCAGCCCCAACCTCCTGCCCCAGCCAAGCTGAAACCCCAGTGGAGGAACCAG GGTATCAGGAGTTGGACACGCTCCCTCAGCCTGCCAAGCAACAGACCAAGTCCACCTCCGACGGCAGTGAAACAAGTGAGGAGGACCAGGAAAGGACTGACACACTCAAGGCTGGAAGACACCAAAAGTATGTCTTGGTCAACCAGGAGGACACTGAATTTGACTCAGCATCTGAGGGGCAAGCAGAGTATGATCTCGTCACTCCGGAACGCATAGTGCCTGCGCCTGTGGCCCAAAACAGCACGGTGTATACGCAAGTATTCCTCAACTCTCGG GGAAAGACCTCAGTTCCTCAGCAGAAAGAGAATTCAGCCACAATCTACAGCTCTATACAGACACCTCAAAAG GTGGTGCCACCACCACAACAGAATGATCCTGAATCTCCTGAAATCCCTACCTATGAAAATTTCAcctga